The proteins below are encoded in one region of Streptomyces roseirectus:
- the glgA gene encoding glycogen synthase, with product MRVGLLTREYPPDVYGGAGVHVEFLARELRPLVDLDVHCWGEGRADGVLRHRSWSALDGANDALRTFSVDLAMAAALEGRDLVHSHTWYANLAGHFAKLLHGVPHVMTAHSLEPLRPWKAEQLGGGYALSSWAERTAIESADAVVAVSGAMREDILACYPALDPARVRVVHNGIDTGLYRPDHGTEALLRAGLDPDRPYVLFVGRITRQKGVPHLLRAVRDVDPRAQVVLCAGAPDTPEIDREFRELYEELSGVRDGVHWIPKMLPRPEVIQLLTHAAVFVCPSVYEPLGIVNLEAMACGTPVVASRVGGIPEVVDDGVTGLLVDVDGEFEAGLARAIDSVLADPAAARRMGEAGRARAVGEFGWDAVARRTVALYAEILRQG from the coding sequence TTGCGAGTGGGGCTGCTGACGCGGGAGTACCCGCCGGATGTCTACGGGGGCGCCGGTGTCCATGTCGAGTTCCTGGCACGGGAGTTGAGACCGCTCGTCGACCTCGACGTGCACTGCTGGGGCGAGGGCCGCGCCGACGGCGTGCTGCGCCACCGCTCCTGGTCCGCGCTGGACGGCGCGAACGACGCGCTGCGCACGTTCTCCGTCGACCTCGCCATGGCCGCCGCCCTCGAAGGGCGCGACCTCGTCCACTCCCACACCTGGTACGCGAACCTCGCGGGCCACTTCGCGAAACTCCTGCACGGCGTGCCGCACGTGATGACCGCGCACTCCCTGGAACCCCTGCGCCCCTGGAAGGCCGAGCAACTGGGCGGCGGCTACGCCCTGTCGAGCTGGGCCGAGCGCACCGCGATCGAGTCCGCCGACGCGGTCGTCGCCGTCTCCGGGGCGATGCGCGAGGACATCCTCGCCTGCTACCCGGCGCTCGACCCCGCGCGCGTGCGCGTCGTCCACAACGGCATCGACACCGGCCTGTACCGCCCCGACCACGGCACCGAGGCCCTGCTGCGCGCGGGCCTTGACCCCGACCGGCCCTACGTGCTGTTCGTCGGCCGCATCACCCGCCAGAAGGGCGTGCCCCACCTCCTGCGCGCCGTCCGGGACGTCGACCCGCGCGCCCAGGTCGTGCTGTGCGCGGGCGCCCCCGACACCCCCGAGATCGACCGCGAATTCCGGGAGCTGTACGAGGAGTTGAGCGGCGTCCGGGACGGGGTGCACTGGATCCCGAAGATGCTGCCGCGCCCCGAGGTCATCCAACTCCTCACCCACGCCGCCGTGTTCGTGTGCCCCTCGGTCTACGAGCCGCTGGGCATCGTCAACCTGGAGGCGATGGCGTGCGGGACGCCGGTCGTCGCCTCGCGCGTGGGCGGGATCCCCGAGGTCGTCGACGACGGCGTCACGGGCCTGCTGGTCGACGTGGACGGGGAGTTCGAGGCCGGGCTCGCCCGCGCGATCGACTCCGTGCTCGCCGATCCGGCCGCCGCGCGGCGGATGGGGGAGGCCGGACGGGCCCGCGCGGTGGGGGAGTTCGGGTGGGACGCGGTGGCCCGGCGCACTGTCGCGCTCTACGCGGAGATCCTTCGACAGGGTTGA
- a CDS encoding GNAT family N-acetyltransferase yields MSDIHIRDDREAGRLEALDAGGELVGHIAYFTLDAPEAALVPVHTIVEPAHEGQGIAGSLARELYAVAAREGKQVAPLCPYVVSWAARHPDEAPPASPELLGAAKLWLKEHPEAR; encoded by the coding sequence ATGAGTGACATCCACATCCGCGACGACCGCGAGGCGGGCCGCCTGGAGGCGCTGGACGCCGGCGGTGAACTCGTCGGCCACATCGCCTACTTCACCCTGGACGCCCCCGAGGCCGCCCTCGTCCCGGTCCACACGATCGTCGAACCGGCCCACGAGGGCCAGGGCATCGCGGGCTCCCTGGCGCGCGAGCTGTACGCCGTCGCCGCGCGCGAGGGCAAGCAGGTCGCCCCGCTCTGCCCGTACGTCGTCTCCTGGGCCGCCCGCCACCCGGACGAGGCCCCGCCCGCGAGCCCGGAGCTCCTGGGGGCGGCGAAACTCTGGCTGAAGGAGCACCCCGAGGCGCGCTAG
- a CDS encoding wax ester/triacylglycerol synthase domain-containing protein: MHLGALGVFTAHSPTAGAHAADLLAARAPGVPGLRMRIRDTWHPLSFGAAVREPAPGFDPLHHVLLHAPTPDFQTEAGHLMQRPLDRTRPPWEAHVLPGEDGVTFAVLFKFHHALADGLRALTLAAALLDPMEGPPPRSRPAHAETPTGVRRLAGVARAALPGRGALKSATGLLTSAHAALPGPVRGALSRTASLPALSAGVVRDALSGTAEPPTSATDAASGPARQGAAPLSSALSGALSGAARHTAAPSLAALSATARRAAPLLDAAAEPVADVLAGAVAFPGRLQDAVSGAGRALDIGVSVAVSGLAVRSTPALGSEPTGTRRTAGVVIDVDDVHRVRKAVGGTVNDVLIGVVAGALRRWLDGRGERTDVTPRALVPVSQRRPRTAHPQGNRLSGYLVRLPVDQADPLARLAAVRGAMDRNKDAGPRRGAGAVALLADHVPALGHRLAGPVAGHAARLWFDVLVTSVPLPGVGLRLGGHPVVEVYPYAPLARGQALAVALSSYRGRVHVGLVADGAAVPDLDRLADAVRAEVETLVTATATGLEESRGAP, translated from the coding sequence ATGCACCTCGGCGCCCTCGGCGTCTTCACCGCGCACTCACCCACCGCGGGCGCCCACGCCGCCGACCTCCTCGCCGCCCGCGCGCCCGGCGTCCCCGGACTGCGCATGCGCATCCGCGACACCTGGCACCCCCTCTCCTTCGGCGCCGCCGTCCGCGAACCCGCTCCCGGCTTCGACCCCCTCCACCACGTCCTCCTCCACGCCCCCACCCCCGACTTCCAGACGGAGGCGGGCCACCTCATGCAACGCCCCCTCGACCGGACGCGTCCCCCTTGGGAGGCCCACGTCCTGCCGGGTGAGGACGGGGTGACGTTCGCCGTCCTGTTCAAGTTCCACCACGCCCTCGCGGACGGGCTGCGCGCCCTGACACTCGCGGCGGCGCTACTGGACCCGATGGAGGGACCACCACCCCGCAGCCGGCCCGCGCACGCGGAGACACCGACGGGGGTACGGCGCCTGGCGGGAGTGGCGCGAGCGGCCCTGCCGGGACGCGGCGCGCTGAAGAGCGCGACGGGACTCCTGACGTCGGCGCACGCCGCGCTGCCCGGCCCGGTGCGCGGGGCGCTCAGCCGTACGGCGAGCCTGCCCGCGCTCTCGGCGGGCGTGGTGCGCGACGCACTGAGCGGTACGGCGGAGCCGCCCACCTCGGCGACCGACGCCGCCTCGGGACCGGCCCGGCAAGGCGCCGCACCGCTGTCCAGCGCCCTGTCCGGCGCCCTGTCCGGCGCGGCCCGGCACACCGCCGCCCCCTCCCTCGCCGCCCTCTCGGCCACCGCCCGCCGAGCCGCCCCCCTCCTCGACGCCGCCGCCGAGCCCGTCGCCGACGTCCTCGCCGGTGCCGTCGCGTTTCCCGGCCGGCTCCAGGACGCGGTGTCCGGCGCCGGGCGTGCCCTCGACATCGGCGTCTCCGTCGCCGTGTCCGGTCTCGCCGTCCGCTCCACCCCGGCCCTCGGCTCCGAGCCCACCGGTACGCGCCGTACCGCCGGGGTCGTCATCGACGTCGATGACGTGCACCGGGTGCGCAAGGCCGTCGGGGGGACCGTCAACGACGTGCTGATCGGGGTGGTCGCCGGGGCGCTGCGGCGGTGGCTCGACGGGCGCGGGGAGCGGACCGACGTCACCCCGCGCGCGCTCGTCCCGGTGTCCCAGCGCCGTCCCCGTACCGCTCATCCGCAGGGGAACCGGCTCTCGGGGTACCTCGTGCGGCTGCCCGTGGACCAGGCGGATCCGCTCGCGCGGCTGGCCGCCGTGCGCGGGGCGATGGACCGCAACAAGGACGCCGGTCCCCGCCGGGGCGCGGGAGCCGTCGCGCTGCTCGCCGACCACGTGCCCGCGCTCGGGCACCGGCTCGCGGGGCCGGTCGCCGGGCACGCCGCGCGGCTGTGGTTCGACGTCCTCGTGACCAGCGTGCCGCTGCCCGGCGTGGGGCTGAGGCTCGGCGGGCATCCCGTCGTCGAGGTGTATCCGTACGCGCCCCTCGCGCGCGGGCAGGCGCTCGCCGTCGCCCTGTCGAGCTACCGCGGGCGCGTGCACGTCGGCCTCGTCGCGGACGGCGCCGCCGTGCCCGACCTCGACCGGCTCGCGGACGCCGTGCGCGCCGAGGTGGAGACGCTGGTCACGGCGACCGCGACGGGTTTGGAGGAGAGCCGGGGCGCTCCGTAG
- a CDS encoding DMT family transporter — protein MSALALSVVLSLVSAVAYAAGAIVQEQVALSSPGTSGGQYAPLRRPAWWGAVALNGLGGVLHVVALAYGPLSLVQPLGALTIVFALPLAALLVKRRAGATAWRGALMATIGLAGLLALVGASDSQSLTTPQRIAVATATAGAVAALMVAARAVHRHPAVRAMLLATASGIAFGMSSVFTKTVAVDWAGGVSAGDLPTLALIGVLATAGMLLSQASYRGAGLAAPLSTLTVVNPVVAAAVGITMFGETFRYGTTGTALALGCGVVAAGGLILLTTERLAREHTDRPEAPHAGEGRQDTAPEPGAGAGSAVTDPATGGRPLAKHPGQPAAQASAEPAPDPVPEPAPAVPALPAVPAVPPVPALEELPQQRPAELPDGTYRFVLDGLSVAARTGDRHRAKVRS, from the coding sequence ATGAGCGCCCTCGCGTTGTCCGTGGTCCTGTCGCTGGTCTCCGCCGTGGCGTACGCCGCGGGGGCGATCGTGCAGGAGCAGGTGGCGCTCTCCTCCCCGGGCACCTCCGGCGGGCAGTACGCGCCCCTGCGCCGCCCGGCGTGGTGGGGCGCGGTCGCGCTGAACGGCCTGGGCGGGGTGCTCCACGTGGTGGCGCTCGCGTACGGCCCGCTGAGCCTGGTGCAGCCGCTGGGCGCGCTGACGATCGTGTTCGCGCTGCCGCTTGCGGCCCTGCTCGTGAAGCGCCGCGCGGGGGCGACGGCCTGGCGGGGCGCCCTGATGGCGACGATCGGCCTGGCGGGCCTGCTGGCGCTGGTCGGCGCCTCCGACTCGCAGTCCCTGACGACGCCGCAGCGGATCGCGGTCGCGACGGCGACGGCCGGCGCGGTGGCCGCGCTGATGGTCGCCGCCCGCGCGGTGCACCGGCACCCGGCGGTGCGCGCGATGCTGCTGGCGACCGCGTCCGGGATCGCGTTCGGCATGTCGTCGGTGTTCACGAAGACGGTCGCCGTGGACTGGGCGGGCGGCGTCTCCGCCGGTGACCTGCCCACCCTGGCCCTGATCGGGGTCCTCGCGACGGCGGGCATGCTGCTGTCGCAGGCGTCCTACCGGGGCGCCGGGCTCGCGGCCCCGCTGTCCACGCTGACCGTCGTCAACCCGGTGGTCGCGGCGGCCGTCGGGATCACGATGTTCGGCGAGACCTTCCGCTACGGCACCACCGGCACCGCGCTCGCCCTCGGCTGCGGCGTCGTCGCGGCCGGCGGGCTGATCCTGCTGACGACGGAGCGGCTGGCCCGCGAGCACACGGACCGGCCGGAAGCCCCGCACGCCGGGGAGGGCCGCCAGGACACGGCGCCGGAGCCCGGGGCCGGCGCCGGATCCGCCGTCACGGACCCGGCCACCGGCGGCCGACCGCTCGCGAAGCATCCCGGACAGCCGGCCGCGCAGGCGTCCGCCGAGCCCGCCCCGGACCCTGTCCCGGAGCCCGCGCCCGCCGTGCCCGCGCTACCCGCCGTGCCCGCCGTACCCCCCGTACCCGCCCTTGAGGAGCTGCCCCAGCAGCGTCCCGCCGAACTCCCGGACGGCACCTACCGGTTCGTCCTCGACGGGCTCTCCGTGGCGGCGCGGACCGGCGACCGGCACCGCGCCAAGGTCAGATCCTGA
- the glgC gene encoding glucose-1-phosphate adenylyltransferase: protein MRRGGPSVLGIVLAGGEGKRLMPLTTDRAKPAVTFGGTYRLVDFVLSNLVNADILRICVLTQYKSHSLDRHITTTWRMSSLLGNYVTPVPAQQRLGPRWYLGSADALLQSLNLVHDERPEYVAVFGADHVYRMDPRQMLAQHMESGAGVTVAGIRVPRAESSSFGVITPGSDGQVVERFLEKPADPPGLADDPDSVFASMGNYLFTTKTLIEALQRDAEDESSVHDMGGSILPQLTARGEAYLYDFSQNHVPGETSRDRGYWRDVGTLDAYYDAHMDLIAERPAFNLFNRSWPIYTHSGQLSPARFNAGGMASESIISAGCLIRGQVTRSVLSPGVVVDPGAVVQGAVLHDNVRIGRGAVVRGAVLDKNTEVPPGATIGVNPERDGELYTVSKNGVIALGKGQIVS, encoded by the coding sequence ATGCGTCGTGGCGGACCTTCGGTGCTCGGGATCGTGCTGGCTGGCGGTGAGGGCAAGAGGCTGATGCCCCTGACCACGGACCGGGCGAAACCCGCGGTGACCTTCGGCGGGACCTACCGGCTGGTGGACTTCGTCCTGTCGAACCTCGTCAACGCCGACATCCTGCGCATCTGCGTGCTGACGCAGTACAAGTCGCACTCGCTGGACCGGCACATCACCACCACCTGGCGGATGTCGAGCCTGCTCGGCAACTACGTCACCCCGGTCCCCGCGCAGCAGCGGCTCGGGCCCCGCTGGTACCTGGGCAGCGCGGACGCCCTGCTCCAGTCGCTGAACCTCGTGCACGACGAACGGCCCGAGTATGTCGCGGTGTTCGGTGCGGACCACGTCTACCGGATGGACCCCCGGCAGATGCTCGCGCAGCACATGGAGAGCGGCGCGGGCGTCACCGTCGCCGGGATCCGCGTCCCGCGCGCGGAGTCCTCGTCGTTCGGGGTGATCACGCCGGGCAGCGACGGGCAGGTCGTCGAGCGGTTCCTGGAGAAGCCGGCCGACCCGCCCGGCCTCGCGGACGACCCCGACAGCGTGTTCGCCTCCATGGGCAACTACCTGTTCACCACCAAGACCCTCATCGAGGCGCTGCAGCGCGACGCCGAGGACGAGTCCTCCGTCCACGACATGGGCGGCTCGATCCTGCCGCAGCTCACCGCGCGCGGGGAGGCGTACCTGTACGACTTCAGCCAGAACCACGTGCCCGGCGAGACCAGCCGGGACCGGGGGTACTGGCGGGACGTCGGGACGCTGGACGCGTACTACGACGCGCACATGGACCTCATCGCCGAGCGGCCCGCGTTCAACCTCTTCAACCGCAGCTGGCCGATCTACACGCACTCCGGCCAGCTCTCGCCGGCGCGGTTCAACGCGGGCGGGATGGCCAGCGAGTCGATCATCAGCGCCGGGTGCCTGATACGCGGGCAGGTCACGCGGTCCGTGCTGTCGCCGGGCGTCGTGGTCGATCCCGGGGCGGTCGTGCAGGGGGCGGTGCTGCACGACAACGTGCGCATCGGGCGGGGCGCGGTGGTGCGGGGCGCGGTGCTCGACAAGAACACGGAGGTCCCGCCGGGGGCGACGATCGGGGTGAACCCGGAGCGGGACGGGGAGCTGTACACGGTGTCGAAGAACGGGGTGATCGCGCTGGGGAAGGGGCAGATCGTGAGCTGA
- a CDS encoding (2Fe-2S)-binding protein: MDLDPALAALRPLGGFFVLRTLLPPAGDPATAPPGPLPTLADAYEGRSSDVYGDPLIFRVRSVAAGVGAPEERVAASLAHQSLASRLWSAALGCAALYGRLPDLDPALLRWRPDASAPDDLWLTEVRPAPARDLAAAVLDAHLEPLAAALRTRHGVAPGLLRGNAGSALAGSARQLTLWARQSGRSDVAATTRALTSELFAHPLLAGTGTFTNGRFRRRSCCLYYRVPGGGLCGDCCLDALPRAPRLGDHEGTGR; encoded by the coding sequence GTGGACCTCGACCCCGCTCTCGCCGCCCTCCGCCCGCTCGGCGGCTTCTTCGTCCTGCGCACCCTCCTACCCCCGGCCGGAGACCCGGCGACCGCCCCGCCGGGCCCGCTGCCGACGCTCGCGGACGCGTACGAAGGCCGGTCGTCGGATGTTTACGGAGATCCGCTGATTTTCCGTGTCCGCTCGGTCGCGGCCGGTGTCGGCGCCCCCGAGGAGCGGGTCGCCGCCTCCCTCGCCCACCAGTCCCTGGCCTCCCGCCTCTGGTCGGCGGCCCTGGGCTGCGCGGCCCTCTACGGCCGCCTCCCCGACCTCGACCCCGCCCTCCTGCGCTGGCGCCCCGACGCCTCCGCGCCGGACGACCTGTGGCTCACCGAGGTCCGCCCGGCCCCCGCCCGTGACCTCGCGGCGGCCGTCCTCGACGCCCACCTCGAACCCCTCGCCGCAGCCCTGCGCACCCGCCACGGCGTCGCCCCCGGCCTCCTGCGCGGCAACGCCGGATCCGCCCTCGCCGGCAGCGCGCGCCAGCTCACCCTCTGGGCGCGGCAGTCCGGCCGCTCCGACGTCGCCGCCACCACCCGCGCCCTGACCTCCGAGCTCTTCGCCCACCCCCTGCTCGCCGGCACCGGCACCTTCACGAACGGCCGTTTCCGGCGCCGCAGTTGCTGCCTGTACTACCGGGTGCCCGGCGGTGGCCTGTGCGGCGACTGCTGTCTCGACGCCCTTCCCCGCGCGCCCCGTCTGGGTGACCATGAGGGAACCGGTCGCTGA
- a CDS encoding aspartate/glutamate racemase family protein — protein MRLALLHTSPVHIPVFDALRDEHHPDLTLRHHVDESLLARARVEGPEAVAPAVREALERTVGEGVDAVLCTCSSIGGVAEERGADLAVPVVRVDRPMAAAAVAAGARVVVLAAVASTLGPTADLVREEAGGRAVSVRTVLVEGAWELFEAGDAGAYARAVADAVDAVADADAIVLAQASMAPAQELARTAVPVFSSPRPGLDAAARCVRDARDVRSR, from the coding sequence ATGCGTCTCGCCCTCCTGCACACCTCGCCGGTCCACATCCCCGTCTTCGACGCCCTGCGTGACGAGCACCACCCGGACCTGACCCTGCGTCACCACGTGGACGAGTCGCTGCTCGCGCGCGCCCGCGTGGAGGGGCCCGAGGCGGTCGCGCCGGCGGTGCGGGAGGCGCTGGAGCGGACGGTGGGGGAGGGGGTGGACGCGGTGCTGTGCACGTGTTCGTCGATCGGCGGGGTCGCGGAGGAGCGGGGCGCGGACCTCGCCGTCCCGGTCGTGCGGGTGGACCGGCCGATGGCCGCCGCGGCGGTCGCCGCCGGGGCGCGGGTCGTCGTCCTCGCGGCGGTCGCCAGCACCCTCGGGCCGACCGCCGACCTGGTCCGCGAAGAGGCGGGCGGGCGCGCGGTGAGCGTGCGGACGGTGCTGGTCGAGGGCGCGTGGGAGCTGTTCGAGGCCGGGGACGCCGGGGCGTACGCGCGTGCCGTCGCGGACGCGGTGGACGCGGTGGCGGACGCCGACGCGATCGTGCTGGCGCAGGCGTCCATGGCACCGGCTCAGGAACTCGCCCGGACGGCGGTCCCGGTGTTCTCCAGCCCGCGTCCCGGACTCGACGCCGCCGCTCGGTGCGTGCGGGACGCGCGCGATGTCCGGAGCAGGTGA
- a CDS encoding transglycosylase family protein yields MAVRGRHRRYQPNRINRASLTVTAGGAGMALPLIAASPASGADVHTWNKVAACESTNNWHINTGNGYYGGLQFSQSTWEAYGGLSYAGRADLATKDQQIAVAEKVLDGQGPRAWPVCSVRAGLTRGGDAPDIEPVSRHSTVKKAKQAPDVRAQATPQSRAGRTEMYTVVRGDTLSGIADERDVRGGWRGLYAANRTTIGADPDLIMPGQRLSLDGKAAAKNPAKNPAKATPKAKTKPAAKPKAVSKPAAKPKPAAKPKPAAKSKPAAKPRADEGHATRVAPVNAGTGTRYRATGSSWSKGYHTGVDFPVPTGTTVKAVGAGEVVTAGWGGSFGYQVVIRHTDGRYTQYAHLSAISVRDGQSVGAGQRIGRSGSTGNSTGPHLHFEVRTGPGFGSDVDPLAYLRAGGVRI; encoded by the coding sequence ATGGCCGTACGCGGCCGGCACCGCCGGTACCAGCCGAACCGGATCAACCGCGCCTCGCTCACCGTCACTGCGGGCGGCGCGGGCATGGCGCTCCCGCTCATCGCCGCGAGCCCGGCGAGCGGCGCCGACGTCCACACGTGGAACAAGGTCGCGGCCTGCGAGTCCACGAACAACTGGCACATCAACACCGGGAACGGCTACTACGGCGGGCTCCAGTTCAGCCAGTCCACCTGGGAGGCGTACGGCGGTCTGTCGTACGCGGGGCGCGCGGATCTGGCCACCAAGGACCAGCAGATCGCGGTGGCCGAGAAGGTCCTCGACGGACAGGGGCCGCGCGCCTGGCCCGTCTGCTCGGTCCGCGCCGGGCTCACCCGGGGCGGGGACGCGCCGGACATCGAGCCGGTGAGCCGGCACAGCACGGTCAAGAAGGCCAAGCAGGCGCCGGACGTCCGCGCGCAGGCCACCCCGCAGTCCCGCGCCGGGCGCACCGAGATGTACACGGTCGTGCGCGGCGACACCCTCTCCGGCATAGCCGACGAGCGTGACGTGCGCGGCGGCTGGCGGGGCCTGTACGCCGCGAACCGCACGACGATCGGCGCCGACCCGGACCTGATCATGCCGGGGCAGCGGCTGAGCCTGGACGGCAAGGCGGCGGCGAAGAACCCGGCCAAGAACCCGGCCAAGGCCACGCCCAAGGCGAAGACCAAGCCGGCCGCCAAGCCCAAGGCCGTGTCCAAGCCCGCCGCCAAGCCCAAGCCCGCCGCCAAGCCCAAGCCGGCGGCCAAGTCCAAGCCGGCCGCCAAGCCGAGAGCCGACGAGGGGCACGCCACCCGTGTCGCCCCCGTGAACGCCGGGACCGGCACCCGCTACCGCGCCACCGGCTCCTCCTGGTCGAAGGGCTACCACACGGGCGTCGACTTCCCCGTCCCCACCGGGACCACCGTGAAGGCGGTCGGCGCGGGCGAGGTCGTCACCGCCGGCTGGGGCGGCTCCTTCGGCTACCAGGTCGTCATCCGGCACACGGACGGCCGCTACACCCAGTACGCCCACCTGTCGGCGATCTCCGTACGGGACGGGCAGTCGGTCGGTGCGGGCCAGCGCATCGGCCGGTCCGGGTCCACGGGCAACAGCACGGGCCCGCATCTGCACTTCGAGGTGCGGACGGGGCCCGGTTTCGGATCCGACGTCGACCCGCTCGCCTACCTGCGGGCCGGCGGCGTCAGGATCTGA
- a CDS encoding FAD-binding protein, with the protein MTPTPSRRTVLQGLAAGSAVVAFDPVARSWAATADPGLPQVPPLDGTLRTDAASLAAAAEDYGHIVHRTPAAVLSPGSVDDVVKMIRFCNAHGIKVAPRGQGHGTYGQAQAAGGVIIETGPLNRIGTPEHGTVTVGAGALWIDVLRATLQHGLTPPVFTDYIELSVGGTLSVGGIGGQTHRHGAQVDNVLALDVVTGAGELVRCSPARHADLFHAVLAGLGQCAVIVSATIRLVPAPTAPTVRHYLLPYTDLAAFLADQRTLTRERRFDYVEGQVTADKNGAFTAYVLEAVAYDADVPEETLLAGLGYDPAGVQRTTPTYFDFVNRVGPVAEELKKSGVWAYAHPWLNLLIPGERTAEVAGEILAGVTAADVGAGLILLYPLERARLHAPLLPMPDDPVPYLFAILAATPSTDTATVDRLLAANRAAYERTAAAGGTQYPVGSIPFRPADWQEHFGAAWPQLVAAKHTYDPRGVLVPGQGIFG; encoded by the coding sequence ATGACCCCCACACCCTCCCGTCGCACCGTGCTCCAGGGCCTGGCCGCAGGCTCCGCCGTGGTCGCCTTCGACCCCGTCGCCCGCAGCTGGGCGGCGACCGCGGACCCCGGCCTCCCGCAGGTCCCCCCGCTGGACGGCACCCTGCGCACCGACGCGGCCTCCCTCGCGGCGGCGGCCGAGGACTACGGCCACATCGTCCACCGCACCCCGGCCGCCGTCCTCAGCCCCGGCTCGGTCGACGACGTCGTCAAGATGATCCGCTTCTGCAACGCCCACGGCATCAAGGTCGCCCCGCGCGGCCAGGGCCACGGCACCTACGGCCAGGCCCAGGCGGCGGGCGGCGTGATCATCGAGACGGGCCCGCTGAACCGGATCGGGACGCCGGAGCACGGCACGGTGACGGTCGGCGCGGGCGCGCTGTGGATCGACGTCCTGCGCGCCACCCTCCAGCACGGCCTCACCCCGCCCGTGTTCACCGACTACATCGAACTCTCCGTCGGCGGCACCCTCTCGGTCGGCGGCATCGGCGGCCAGACCCACCGGCACGGCGCCCAGGTCGACAACGTCCTCGCCCTCGACGTCGTCACCGGCGCCGGCGAACTGGTGCGCTGCTCACCCGCGCGCCACGCCGACCTGTTCCACGCCGTCCTCGCGGGCCTCGGCCAGTGCGCCGTCATCGTCTCCGCGACGATCCGCCTGGTCCCGGCGCCCACCGCGCCGACGGTCCGCCACTACCTCCTGCCCTACACCGACCTCGCCGCCTTCCTCGCCGACCAGCGGACCCTCACGCGCGAGCGCCGCTTCGACTACGTCGAGGGCCAGGTCACCGCCGACAAGAACGGCGCCTTCACCGCGTACGTCCTGGAAGCGGTCGCCTACGACGCGGATGTCCCGGAGGAGACGCTGCTGGCGGGGCTCGGGTACGACCCGGCGGGCGTCCAGCGCACGACGCCGACCTACTTCGACTTCGTCAACCGGGTCGGACCGGTCGCCGAGGAGCTGAAGAAGTCCGGGGTCTGGGCGTACGCGCACCCCTGGCTGAACCTGCTGATCCCCGGCGAGCGGACCGCCGAGGTGGCCGGGGAGATCCTGGCCGGGGTCACCGCCGCCGACGTCGGCGCCGGGCTGATCCTCCTCTACCCGCTGGAGCGCGCCCGCCTGCACGCCCCGCTGCTGCCCATGCCGGACGACCCGGTTCCGTACCTGTTCGCGATCCTCGCGGCGACCCCGTCCACCGACACGGCCACCGTCGACCGCCTCCTCGCCGCGAACCGGGCGGCGTACGAGAGGACCGCGGCGGCCGGCGGCACGCAGTATCCGGTCGGCTCCATCCCGTTTCGGCCTGCGGACTGGCAGGAGCACTTCGGGGCGGCCTGGCCGCAGCTCGTGGCCGCGAAACACACCTACGACCCCCGCGGGGTCCTGGTGCCGGGGCAGGGCATCTTCGGCTGA